The Garra rufa chromosome 18, GarRuf1.0, whole genome shotgun sequence genome window below encodes:
- the rps12 gene encoding small ribosomal subunit protein eS12, producing the protein MAEEGIVAGGVMDVNTALPEVLKTALIHDGLARGIREAAKALDKRQAHLCVLAANCDEPMYVKLVEALCAEHQINLIKVDDNKKLGEWVGLCKIDREGKPRKVVGCSCVVIKDYGKESQAKDVIEEYFKSKK; encoded by the exons ATGGCCGAGGAAGG CATTGTTGCTGGAGGTGTGATGGATGTCAACACCGCTCTGCCTGAAGTGCTGAAGACCGCACTCATCCACGACGGTCTGGCCCGCGGTATCCGTGAGGCCGCCAAGGCCCTCGACAA GCGCCAGGCTCATCTTTGCGTCCTGGCAGCAAACTGTGACGAGCCCATGTACGTCAAGCTGGTGGAGGCTCTCTGTGCCGAGCATCAGATCAACCTCATCAAG GTTGATGACAATAAGAAGCTTGGTGAGTGGGTCGGTCTGTGCAAAATCGACAGAGAGGGCAAACCCCGCAAAGTGGTGGGCTGCAGCTGTGTAGTCATTAAG GACTACGGCAAAGAGTCTCAGGCTAAGGATGTCATTGAGGAGTACTTCAAATCTAAGAAATAA